Proteins from a genomic interval of Daphnia pulex isolate KAP4 chromosome 4, ASM2113471v1:
- the LOC124193174 gene encoding titin-like — MAKFSACLLLLALTALVSCWAEPEPAGPNPYIVNAEERTWGHLRSGGSGYGYSAPKAPKAPKASYGAPKAPKAPKASYGPPKAKAPKAPKASYGAPKAKAPKAPKASYGAPLAPAYGAAPQPAYHAPQPAYHAPQPAYPAPQPAYPAPQPAYTAPQPTYAAPQPSYAPQPSYAAAPQPSYEQAGPIYAPEPVYASAPAPSYAPEPSYAAPAPAYAPEPSYAAPAPAYAPEPSYPAPAPAYAPEPSYPAPAPAYAPEPSYPAPAPAYAPEPSYPAPAPAYAPEPAYAAPAPAYAPEPSYAQAPAPSYAPEPTYASAPAPVYAPEPAYPAPAPQYDSQPIYAPAPAPSYAPEPTYAAEPSYAPQQPSYAPQQPSYAPQPSYAPQPQQSYAPQTYAPQPSYQPAPVSSYGAPAKAPKASYGAPAKAKAPKAPKASYGAPAKAPKASYGAPAKAKAPKAPKGQYGAPKAQKAPKAPKGQYGAPKAPKAPKKPKGTYGAPKAPKAPKSSYGSPKLPKAPKSTYGPSKSKFKLPKIKLPKINFKSKGKGQSYEVLDPPYPSHGYEEIPQPYPITLVYQQQPAYHPAPQPAYSQPQQSYAPQPSYAPAPSQQSYAPPQPSYAPQPSYAPAPEQSYAPQPSYAPAPEQSYAPQPSYAPAPEQSYAPQPSYAPAPEQSYAPAAPQPSYQPAPLQTAYGSAPAQQEPTYAPQPSYPAPAPYEASAAPAVPSYSAAPAPAPAPAPIPDQIYSAAPAQDPVYVPAPSAAQYSAPGASSYSIVPVAPSHENCESCATNPWVPLGGTPVYGVRPEDVRSLPSASAPAPVAPEYTPPAAPEYSPPAAPEYTPPAAPEYNQPAAPEYAPQVAPEYTPEAAPEYTPPAAPEYSPPAPVSYSAPAAVEYSAPAASYDSPVEESIAISQPSDDVPEAVAPSSDSYNDLVAAAPTYTPVEEAPQPATPDVVQEPIQSYFIPAEPVSVPAYDIPAVQEDYLLLSQPETTSAPFIPLPVDEPAIVTAAPESFTYSSYSVPEAAQEPVAVPVEVPFTVQQEEAVQVYEAPAPVEEAPQQVAVFFSAPAQQVVAAPAIEYLPPSAETDESIDVDIRQKEETPTDYQDVAYAVPDPVPVPAQPEYEAEIPVFAEPAYGSRITQRLPEEIQPAPYRPELEEEEAPAPVAPYSPPALVYAVPEPEQPVVVQQPVVPESPISTIDAVRWDQPEEDQQVLQEFVPVVSQEEEVYVQQPQAPTYVQEEEAPIQEDSLLLSVGQELSQEPEYQEPVRQVEPELVQLPVYQEPVQVPEQTFQVEEQEVPTVEQPVEIQQEQEEEYVEPVQIQQAPVQIQQEVVQIQQEPEQTYQISQEYLPPFPTYKNVEVEPEEAPALPDYEPVRIVQQEPEIVQEYFEPVQVVVQEPVVIPEVEQEYVEPVQIVQQPEVEQELVEPVQIPELPASIQGEEPEQSYQVEQEIEKQQEQASSPKYQEPIDQQFNFQQTIENFAKQQTDENLAPVISANKQAGRGRPIRPRPIIFQRTEEDLFQAGFPEVAAPEGDDVPLEEQAAIREAIFELKKESRSG; from the exons ATGGCAAAG TTTTCCGCTTGTCTGCTGCTCTTGGCGCTGACTGCCCTCGTCAGCTGTTGGGCTGAACCGGAACCTGCCGGACCCAATCCGTACATCGTCAACGCTGAAGAAAGAACATGGGGACATCTCCGCTCCGGAGGAAGCGGTTACGGCTATAGCGCACCCAAGGCTCCCAAGGCTCCTAAAGCATCGTATGGCGCTCCTAAAGCTCCCAAGGCTCCCAAGGCAAGCTACGGCCCACCAAAAGCCAAGGCTCCCAAGGCTCCTAAGGCATCTTATGGTGCCCCAAAAGCCAAGGCACCGAAGGCACCAAAGGCTTCTTATGGCGCTCCTTTGGCTCCCGCTTATGGAGCAGCTCCTCAGCCAGCCTACCACGCCCCACAGCCGGCCTATCACGCTCCTCAGCCAGCCTACCCTGCACCTCAGCCAGCATACCCCGCTCCTCAGCCAGCATACACTGCTCCTCAACCAACTTATGCTGCTCCACAGCCATCGTACGCTCCTCAGCCCAGTTATGCTGCTGCCCCTCAACCATCTTACGAACAAGCTGGACCCATCTACGCTCCTGAGCCAGTTTATGCTTCTGCTCCGGCCCCGTCATACGCTCCCGAGCCATCGTACGCAGCACCTGCACCAGCCTACGCACCTGAGCCATCTTATGCTGCTCCAGCTCCGGCCTACGCCCCAGAGCCATCGTACCCAGCACCTGCACCAGCCTATGCCCCAGAGCCATCTTATCCAGCTCCAGCTCCGGCCTACGCCCCAGAGCCATCGTACCCAGCTCCGGCTCCAGCCTATGCCCCGGAACCATCTTATCCAGCTCCAGCCCCGGCTTATGCTCCAGAGCCAGCTTACGCTGCCCCGGCCCCGGCCTACGCTCCTGAACCATCTTACGCCCAGGCACCAGCTCCATCATACGCACCTGAGCCAACTTATGCTTCAGCTCCTGCTCCAGTGTACGCACCTGAGCCAGCATACCCGGCACCTGCCCCACAGTACGATTCTCAACCAATCTACGCCCCGGCACCCGCTCCATCATACGCCCCAGAGCCGACTTATGCTGCCGAGCCGTCTTATGCTCCCCAACAGCCCTCATATGCTCCTCAACAGCCATCGTACGCTCCTCAACCTTCTTATGCTCCTCAACCCCAACAATCTTACGCTCCTCAGACGTACGCTCCTCAACCATCTTACCAACCAGCTCCAGTTTCTTCGTACGGCGCTCCAGCAAAGGCACCAAAGGCATCATACGGCGCTCCAGCAAAGGCCAAGGCACCTAAAGCACCCAAGGCTTCTTACGGCGCACCCGCAAAGGCACCAAAGGCATCGTACGGCGCTCCGGCTAAAGCTAAGGCTCCCAAAGCACCTAAAGGACAATATGGCGCTCCTAAGGCACAAAAGGCTCCCAAAGCACCTAAAGGACAGTACGGCGCACCCAAGGCCCCTAAGGCACCCAAGAAACCTAAAGGTACATATGGCGCACCCAAGGCTCCCAAGGCTCCTAAATCTTCTTACGGCTCACCCAAGCTGCCCAAGGCACCCAAATCGACCTACGGACCCAGCAAATCCAAGTTCAAGTTGCCCAAGATCAAGCTGCCCAAGATCAACTTCAAGTCCAAGGGTAAAGGACAGAGCTACGAGGTTTTGGACCCACCCTACCCCAGCCACGGATACGAAGAGATCCCTCAACCTTACCCCATCACTTTGGTTTACCAGCAACAACCGGCCTATCACCCAGCTCCTCAACCAGCCTACTCTCAACCCCAACAGTCTTACGCTCCTCAACCGTCTTACGCCCCAGCTCCTTCTCAGCAATCTTACGCTCCTCCCCAGCCTTCTTACGCTCCTCAACCATCTTATGCCCCAGCTCCTGAGCAGTCTTACGCTCCTCAACCATCTTATGCCCCAGCTCCTGAGCAATCTTACGCTCCTCAACCATCTTATGCTCCAGCTCCTGAGCAGTCTTACGCTCCTCAACCATCTTACGCTCCAGCTCCTGAACAGTCTTacgctcctgctgctcctcaGCCATCTTACCAACCTGCTCCACTCCAGACTGCTTACGGCTCAGCACCAGCTCAACAAGAGCCAACATATGCTCCTCAGCCTTCTTATCCTGCCCCAGCTCCTTATGAAGCATCTGCCGCTCCGGCCGTTCCTTCTTACTCTGccgcaccagcaccagcacccgCTCCAGCACCCATTCCCGATCAGATCTACTCTGCCGCTCCCGCACAAGACCCCGTCTACGTTCCAGCACCGTCTGCAGCCCAGTATTCCGCTCCTGGCGCTTCCAGCTACTCTATCGTCCCCGTTGCCCCATCTCACGAAAACTGTGAATCCTGCGCCACGAACCCATGGGTACCGCTCGGCGGAACTCCCGTCTATGGAGTTCGTCCTGAAGATGTTCGCTCTCTGCCTTCCGCTTCTGCCCCAGCTCCAGTTGCTCCTGAATACACTCCACCAGCTGCTCCCGAATACTCTCCACCAGCTGCTCCCGAATACACTCCACCAGCTGCTCCTGAATACAACCAACCTGCTGCTCCCGAATACGCCCCACAGGTTGCTCCCGAATACACTCCAGAGGCAGCTCCTGAATACACGCCACCAGCAGCTCCTGAATATTCGCCACCAGCTCCAGTTTCTTACTCCGCTCCTGCTGCTGTAGAATACTCTGCTCCAGCTGCCAGCTACGACTCGCCCGTCGAGGAATCCATCGCCATCAGCCAACCTTCCGACGATGTTCCCGAGGCTGTTGCTCCATCCAGCGACTCGTACAATGACTTGGTTGCCGCCGCTCCTACTTACACCCCCGTCGAAGAAGCTCCTCAGCCAGCCACTCCGGATGTTGTCCAGGAGCCCATCCAGTCATATTTCATCCCGGCCGAGCCAGTTTCCGTTCCAGCGTACGACATTCCAGCTGTCCAGGAAGACTACCTTTTGCTGTCTCAACCTGAAACGACGTCGGCTCCTTTCATTCCTCTGCCCGTTGACGAGCCGGCCATCGTGACCGCTGCACCCGAGTCTTTTACCTACTCCTCTTATAGCGTTCCCGAGGCTGCACAGGAGCCAGTAGCTGTTCCCGTTGAAGTGCCCTTCACTGTGCAACAGGAGGAAGCAGTCCAGGTCTACGAAGCTCCGGCTCCCGTAGAAGAAGCACCCCAGCAAGTGGCCGTCTTCTTTAGCGCACCCGCCCAACAGGTGGTGGCTGCTCCGGCCATCGAATACCTACCGCCGTCAGC TGAGACGGACGAATCCATTGACGTTGACATCAGACAGAAGGAGGAGACTCCGACCGACTACCAAGACGTTGCCTACGCTGTCCCGGACCCCGTCCCAGTCCCTGCCCAACCGGAATACGAAGCTGAAATCCCGGTCTTCGCTGAGCCGGCCTACGGTTCACGTATCACTCAACGCTTGCCCGAAG aaattcagcCCGCTCCGTACAGACCcgaattggaagaagaagaagctccgGCCCCAGTTGCGCCCTACAGTCCGCCCGCCTTGGTCTACGCTGTTCCTGAGCCGGAGCAGCCCGTCGTGGTCCAACAGCCCGTAGTCCCTGAATCGCCCATCTCCACCATCGATGCCGTCCGTTGGGACCAGCCGGAAGAGGATCAGCAGGTATTGCAGGAATTCGTCCCCGTCGTCAGCCAGGAGGAGGAAGTCTACGTCCAGCAGCCGCAAGCCCCTACCTACGTCCAAGAGGAAGAGGCTCCCATCCAGGAGGATAGCCTTTTGCTCTCCGTCGGACAGGAACTCAGCCAGGAGCCGGAATACCAGGAGCCAGTCCGCCAAGTTGAGCCGGAACTCGTTCAACTGCCAGTTTACCAAGAGCCTGTCCAGGTTCCAGAGCAGACTTTCCAGGTAGAGGAGCAGGAGGTGCCGACTGTCGAGCAGCCCGTGGAGAtccagcaggagcaggaggaggagtaCGTAGAACCCGTCCAGATCCAGCAAGCACCCGTCCAGATTCAGCAAGAAGTCGTCCAGATCCAGCAGGAACCCGAGCAGACGTACCAGATCTCGCAGGAATACCTTCCGCCCTTCCCGACTTACAAGAACGTCGAAGTTGAACCGGAAGAAGCGCCAGCCCTTCCCGATTACGAGCCCGTAAGGATTGTTCAACAGGAGCCGGAGATCGTCCAAGAATACTTCGAGCCCGTCCAGGTTGTCGTGCAGGAACCCGTGGTGATTCCCGAGGTCGAACAAGAATACGTCGAGCCCGTTCAGATTGTCCAACAGCCCGAGGTCGAGCAGGAATTGGTTGAACCAGTGCAGATCCCCGAATTGCCAGCCTCAATCCAGGGTGAAGAGCCGGAGCAGTCGTACCAAGTCGAGCAGGAGATCGAgaagcagcaggagcaggcCAGCAGTCCGAAATACCAGGAGCCCATCGATCAGCAGTTCAATTTCCAGCAGACGATCGAGAATTTCGCCAAGCAACAGACGGACGAAAATTTGGCTCCAGTCATTTCGGCTAACAAGCAAGCAGGTAGAGGTCGCCCCATCCGACCGCGCCCCATCATCTTCCAGCGGACGGAAGAAGATTTATTCCAGGCGGGTTTCCCCGAAGTAGCCGCACCGGAAGGTGACGACGTTCCCTTAGAGGAGCAGGCCGCCATTCGTGAGGCCATCTTCGAGCTCAAAAAGGAAAGTCGATCGGGTTAA
- the LOC124193175 gene encoding TBC1 domain family member 19-like, whose amino-acid sequence MSPTSSAASGEVSIQEQVAACMEELQILGTLEKVIAASEHICIATPLGTGDFLADLRHAFRLNGIETCIKNALVLSRRRKNMKDEQEQLTYMRKAQTHFERRVSKALLNLQTDLKLSLLRQRSSSEAQELSSKWDELSTYDQDVGSIRNLYSTQDLYEAVVALRDPDYSINRLEEKWSAVKIPLNVPTFEELQELFSDMCTSVDPLLGLGSSLVLQGNSNVTLLNHRITLGTKVVAENDILLSEEFVKGGCPSHLRKGLWKQVLLSHVGEKEKTYFQAKKHAVIQTEYLTDKIIMKDIQLTASRDEHYFVFEDLIYQVSLCFSRDPYVCLQLCSKFGSRAQTTSRFAHAPDISSSASGGSSGTGGRADGDAIGGQSSVTTSAFPPSSCIPFYGWAMYVAPLCYVYEEAEDIYYTLRAMYVKYWSRLHRLSSHGQGIVALSVLFERLIQQQEPELWIHCLNNNIEPLRIAMPWMVQAFSGFLIPEQLLFLWDLILGFDSMLLLPLLAASIFSLRRENLHRILSHDSAETIFSDLSTIQVVPLLQMALTQQTG is encoded by the exons ATGTCTCCGACCAGTTCGGCAGCATCCGGCGAGGTGTCGATCCAGGAACAGGTGGCAGCGTGCATGGAAGAATTGCAAATCCTGGGCACACTAGAAAAAGTCATCGCTGCCTCCGAG CACATTTGTATTGCGACTCCGCTGGGCACTGGGGACTTCCTGGCCGACTTACGGCACGCATTCCGGCTCAATGGCATCGAAACGTGCATCAAGAACGCACTTGTGTTGTCCCGGCGACGCAAAAACATGAAGGACGAGCAGGAGCAACTGACCTATATGAGGAAAGCTCAA ACCCACTTCGAGCGTCGTGTCAGCAAGG CCCTCTTGAATCTCCAAACGGATTTGAAACTCTCCCTGCTTCGTCAACGTTCCTCATCAGAAGCTCAAGAACTATCATCAAAATGGGATGAGCTCAGCACTTACGAtcaag ACGTCGGCTCCATCCGTAATCTCTACTCGACCCAGGACTTGTACGAGGCGGTGGTGGCTCTGCGGGATCCCGATTACTCCATTAACCG GTTGGAGGAGAAATGGAGCGCGGTCAAAATACCATTAAACGTCCCGACGTTTGAAGAGTTG CAAGAACTCTTTTCAGACATGTGCACGAGTGTTGACCCGCTTTTGGGGCTCGGCTCATCTTTGGTACTGCAGGGCAATTCAAACGTGACCTTACTCAATCACCGGATCACTCTCGGAACAAAAG TGGTGGCCGAGAATGACATCCTCCTGTCGGAGGAGTTCGTCAAGGGTGGGTGTCCATCTCATCTGCGAAAAGGGCTCTGGAAGCAGGTCCTTCTGTCACACGTTGgcgaaaaa gagaagacCTACTTTCAGGCCAAAAAGCACGCCGTCATCCAAACCGAGTACTTGACAGACAAAATTATAATGAAG GACATTCAGCTAACGGCGTCGAGAGACGAGCATTACTTTGTATTCGAAGATCTCATCTACCAG GTGTCGCTCTGCTTTTCACGAGACCCTTACGTCTGCCTCCAATTGTGCTCGAAATTCGGGTCGAGAGCGCAGACAACGTCCCGCTTCGCCCATGCACCCgacatttcttcttcggcgAGCGGCGGCAGCAGTGGAACTGGCGGCAGAGCCGACGGCGACGCTATCGGTGGTCAATCCTCCGTGACGACGTCCGCTTTCCCGCCGTCCAGTTGCATCCCTTTCTACGGCTGGGCCATGTACG TGGCTCCACTGTGCTATGTCTACGAAGAGGCCGAAGACATTTACTACACGCTGCGCGCCATGTACGTCAAGTATTGGTCGAGATTACATCGATTATCGTCGCACGGTCAGGGTATTGTCGCCCTGTCTGTTCTATTTGAACGACTCATCCAACAGCAGGAACCCGAGCTCTGGATTCATtgtctcaacaacaacattgagCC GTTGAGAATCGCAATGCCTTGGATGGTTCAGGCTTTCAGCGGCTTCCTCATTCCGGAACAGTTGCTCTTCCTGTGGGATCTCATTCTGGGCTTCGATTCGATGCTTCTGCTACCGCTGCTGGCCGCCAGCATCTTCAGCTTGCGCCGTGAAAACTTGCACCGCATCTTGTCGCACGACTCGGCCGAGACCATCTTTTCGGATTTGTCCACCATCCAAGTGGTGCCTCTTCTTCAGATGGCACTCACCCAGCAGACCGGATAA